In Piliocolobus tephrosceles isolate RC106 unplaced genomic scaffold, ASM277652v3 unscaffolded_39797, whole genome shotgun sequence, a genomic segment contains:
- the LOC113223207 gene encoding uncharacterized protein LOC113223207, whose product MRSQNDSLESPGTLSPMHRPRRPLRPAAPAMSIGLLCCAAFSLLWAGPGNADVTQTPKFQVLKTGQSMTLQCAQDMNHDCMYWYRQDPGMELRLIYYSVGAGITDKGEIPNGYNVSRSNTEDFPLRLESAAPSQTSVYFCASSDTTVLHGHLLSAHKVREALPSSPTQDSGKPWAEFSAPRTLEPRLTPSGPDSMSLALCPVPLQAVSARPGLVPGPHKSPLLLCLFFSQSSPFGVGPGLPQLLLFYPSY is encoded by the exons ATGAGGTCTCAGAATGACTCCCTTGAGAGTCCTGGTACCCTTTCACCAATGCACAGACCCAGAAGACCCCTCCGTCCTGCAGCACCTGCCATGAGCATCGGCCTCCTGTGCTGTGCGGCCTTTTCTCTCTTGTGGGCAG GTCCAGGGAATGCTGATGTCACTCAGACCCCAAAATTCCAGGTCCTGAAGACAGGACAGAGCATGACACTGCAGTGTGCCCAGGATATGAACCATGACTGCATGTACTGGTATCGACAAGACCCAGGCATGGAGCTGAGGCTGATTTATTACTCAGTTGGTGCTGGTATCACTGACAAAGGAGAAATCCCCAATGGCTACAATGTCTCCAGATCAAACACAGAGGATTtcccactcaggctggagtcggCTGCTCCCTCGCAGACATCTGTGTACTTCTGTGCCAGCAGTGACACCACAGTGCTGCACGGCCATCTTCTCTCTGCACATAAAGTCAGGGAggctctgccctcctcccccacccaagACTCAGGGAAGCCCTGGGCAGAGTTCTCTGCACCACGAACCTTGGAACCCCGACTGACCCCAAGTGGCCCAGACAGTATGAGCCTCGCTCTATGCCCGGTGCCTCTGCAGGCAGTCTCAGCCAGGCCTGGACTGGTCCCTGGTCCTCATAAGTCTCCTTTGTTGCTCTGTCTGTTCTTTTCTCAGAGCTCTCCTTTTGGGGTGGGGCCAGGGCTTCCCCAGCTCCTACTTTTCTACCCATCATACTGA